In the Ruminococcus sp. OA3 genome, one interval contains:
- the htpG gene encoding molecular chaperone HtpG — translation MAENLKRGNLSIDSDNIFPIIKKWLYSDHDIFVREMISNGCDAITKLKKLEIMGEYTFPDDYKCKIDVIVNPEKKTLKFIDSGLGMTEEEVEEYITQIAFSGATQFLEKYKDKTNEDQIIGHFGLGFYSAFMVADNVHIDTLSFKEGAKPVHWECDGGVEYEIGEGDKQTVGTEITLFLNEESLEFANEYRMREVIEKYCSFMPVEIFLSKENAEQEYETIEESELREDDVIVERIHEEAKTEEQENEDGEKEIVEISPARDMVKINKRPVSLSDTQPLWMKHPNDCTDDEYKEFYRKVFMDYKEPLFWIHLNTDYPFNLKGILYFPKINTEYDSIEGTIKLYNNQVFIADNIKEVIPEFLMLLKGVIDCPDLPLNVSRSALQNDGFVKKISEYISKKVADKLTGMCKTDREAYEKCWDDISPFIKFGCIKETKFSEKMMDYILYKNLDGKYLTLADCIEENKKPEEEKTDEAAEETVEETTEENKDSEEKKEAEKTNIFYVTDEVQQSQYINMFRKEGKDAVVLKHNIDSAFISHVEQVKEEVHFQRIDADLTEDFKEGDSEELKEVAESLTEMFKKALNVEKLDIKAEKLKDDSVSAMMTLSEENRRMQDMMKMYGMDSSMFGGGNETLVLNVNHPLVSYIMDHREDENTDMICEQLYDMAMLSHKQLSPEQMTKFLERSNKIMMLLTK, via the coding sequence ATGGCAGAGAATTTAAAACGCGGTAATTTATCAATCGACAGCGATAATATTTTTCCGATTATTAAAAAATGGCTGTATTCCGATCACGACATTTTTGTACGTGAGATGATTTCAAACGGATGTGATGCCATCACAAAGCTGAAGAAGCTTGAAATTATGGGTGAATACACATTTCCGGATGATTATAAATGCAAGATTGATGTTATCGTAAACCCGGAGAAGAAGACTCTGAAATTTATCGACAGCGGACTCGGTATGACAGAGGAAGAAGTCGAGGAATATATCACTCAGATCGCATTTTCAGGGGCGACACAGTTTCTGGAAAAATATAAGGACAAGACGAATGAAGACCAGATCATCGGACATTTTGGACTTGGATTTTATTCTGCATTTATGGTGGCAGATAATGTGCATATTGATACGTTGTCTTTCAAAGAAGGTGCAAAACCGGTACACTGGGAGTGTGACGGCGGCGTAGAGTATGAGATTGGTGAGGGTGACAAACAGACTGTAGGAACCGAGATCACACTGTTCCTGAATGAAGAGAGCCTGGAATTCGCAAATGAATACCGGATGCGTGAAGTCATAGAAAAATACTGCTCCTTCATGCCGGTAGAAATCTTTTTGTCCAAGGAAAATGCTGAGCAGGAATATGAGACGATCGAGGAGTCAGAATTAAGAGAAGATGATGTGATCGTAGAGCGTATCCATGAGGAAGCAAAGACAGAGGAACAGGAAAATGAAGACGGCGAGAAAGAAATCGTAGAAATCTCTCCTGCCCGTGACATGGTGAAGATAAACAAACGTCCGGTATCCCTGAGTGATACACAGCCGCTCTGGATGAAACATCCGAATGACTGTACAGATGACGAGTATAAAGAATTCTACCGGAAAGTATTTATGGATTATAAAGAGCCGCTGTTCTGGATTCATCTGAACACGGACTATCCGTTTAACTTAAAAGGAATTCTGTACTTCCCGAAGATCAATACAGAATACGATTCCATTGAGGGAACCATCAAACTGTACAACAATCAGGTGTTTATCGCAGACAATATTAAAGAAGTTATTCCGGAATTCCTGATGCTGCTAAAAGGTGTTATCGACTGTCCGGACCTGCCGCTCAATGTATCCAGAAGCGCGCTGCAGAACGATGGATTTGTTAAGAAGATTTCTGAATATATCAGCAAAAAAGTTGCGGATAAACTGACCGGCATGTGCAAGACAGACCGTGAAGCCTATGAAAAATGCTGGGATGACATCAGTCCGTTCATCAAGTTCGGATGCATCAAAGAGACAAAATTCTCAGAGAAAATGATGGACTATATCCTCTACAAAAACCTGGACGGCAAATACCTCACGCTCGCTGACTGCATCGAGGAGAATAAGAAGCCGGAAGAGGAAAAGACAGATGAGGCAGCCGAAGAGACAGTAGAAGAGACGACGGAGGAAAACAAAGATTCCGAAGAGAAGAAGGAAGCTGAGAAGACAAATATTTTCTATGTGACGGATGAGGTACAGCAGAGCCAGTATATCAATATGTTCCGAAAGGAAGGAAAAGATGCCGTTGTCCTGAAACACAACATCGATTCTGCGTTCATCTCTCATGTTGAGCAGGTGAAAGAGGAAGTCCATTTCCAGAGGATCGATGCAGACCTGACAGAGGACTTTAAAGAGGGTGACAGTGAAGAACTGAAGGAAGTGGCAGAGTCCCTTACCGAAATGTTCAAGAAAGCTCTGAATGTAGAGAAACTTGATATCAAAGCAGAAAAGCTGAAAGATGACAGTGTCTCTGCAATGATGACACTCTCCGAGGAAAACCGCCGGATGCAGGATATGATGAAGATGTACGGTATGGATTCCAGCATGTTCGGAGGCGGAAACGAGACACTCGTGCTCAACGTAAACCATCCGCTGGTGTCCTACATTATGGACCACAGAGAGGACGAGAATACAGATATGATCTGTGAGCAGCTGTATGATATGGCGATGCTCAGCCACAAACAGCTTTCCCCGGAACAGATGACGAAGTTCCTGGAGAGAAGCAATAAGATCATGATGCTGCTGACGAAATAA
- a CDS encoding sugar phosphate isomerase/epimerase has protein sequence MELAICTDVFADLGYTDMLDKVKSMGIDAVEMTAGGWGARKHCNTEELLSDAEKLSTFKKELESRGMRISALNTSCNPLWPSATGEEYKKSMYQCAELAGKLGVKKIVAMAGLPAGNEKDTTPNWITSTISWPAFMAPAYQYQWNVTIEFWKEYADHCKRCGVEQIAIEEFPGTMVWSAETLLKLRNATDPMIGINLDPSHMIVLGADPIAAARALKGCIFHVHGKDARIERGTSDVNGLLDPRPVTETAERMWNYVAVGCGQDLAWWKEFFSVLSMLGYHGDVSLEMEDLTMSVEAGVATSIDALRQTISR, from the coding sequence ATGGAACTTGCAATTTGTACTGATGTATTTGCTGATCTTGGCTATACCGATATGCTGGATAAAGTAAAATCCATGGGCATTGACGCCGTTGAGATGACCGCCGGAGGCTGGGGCGCCAGAAAGCACTGCAACACAGAGGAGCTGTTATCCGACGCTGAGAAACTGAGCACCTTTAAAAAAGAGCTGGAATCACGGGGTATGCGGATTTCTGCCCTCAACACATCCTGCAACCCGCTCTGGCCGTCTGCTACCGGAGAAGAGTATAAAAAATCCATGTATCAGTGTGCAGAACTTGCCGGAAAACTGGGGGTGAAAAAGATCGTTGCCATGGCTGGTCTTCCCGCCGGCAATGAAAAGGACACGACGCCAAACTGGATCACATCCACGATATCCTGGCCAGCCTTCATGGCACCAGCCTATCAATATCAGTGGAACGTAACGATCGAGTTCTGGAAGGAATATGCCGATCACTGTAAAAGGTGCGGTGTGGAGCAGATTGCGATAGAAGAATTCCCGGGAACCATGGTATGGTCTGCAGAGACGCTGCTGAAACTTAGAAATGCAACGGACCCGATGATCGGTATCAACCTGGACCCCTCCCATATGATTGTGCTGGGCGCGGATCCGATCGCCGCCGCGAGAGCTCTGAAAGGCTGCATTTTCCACGTACACGGCAAAGATGCCCGTATTGAGCGGGGTACATCCGATGTTAACGGACTTTTGGATCCCCGTCCGGTTACAGAGACTGCCGAGCGCATGTGGAACTATGTTGCCGTCGGCTGCGGGCAGGATCTGGCATGGTGGAAAGAGTTTTTCTCTGTTCTCAGTATGCTCGGGTACCACGGAGATGTCTCCCTGGAAATGGAAGACCTGACCATGTCTGTGGAGGCCGGAGTCGCTACCTCCATAGATGCGCTCCGCCAGACTATCAGCAGATAG
- a CDS encoding iron-containing alcohol dehydrogenase has protein sequence MIPEYYEFQSSAKVMSGRYALENIPSELENLGAEKPMVLSDEMLKKIGTLKIVLDALLGGGIEPGGIYTSIPPDSSLKVVHNIVKEYRRLGCDSLIAVGGGSVIDTAKGVRMVLSQNVEDLLDIWGCENMTGMNHIPFIAVPTTSGTGSESTLVAVIKNEARRLKMEFISYYLQPDAAVLDERMTETLPPRMTASTGMDALCHAIEAYTCIQKNPLSDAYAVGAIRLIADNLERAVANGKDRKARLAMANASMMAGAAFSNSMVGVIHAIGHALGGVCRVPHGDAMTILLPHGMAFNHRMRKEMYAELLLHLAGEEVFAKTPKSERGKEAIRSVWELRMRLHKECGLPVRLRECGVKKSDFAQIARTAMNDGAMIVNPRDVKFEDVIFILEKAF, from the coding sequence ATGATACCAGAATATTATGAATTTCAGAGCTCGGCGAAAGTGATGTCCGGACGGTATGCGCTGGAAAACATTCCGTCAGAGCTTGAAAATCTGGGGGCTGAAAAACCGATGGTGCTCTCAGATGAAATGCTGAAGAAGATCGGTACATTGAAGATTGTGCTGGATGCACTGCTGGGGGGAGGAATTGAACCGGGTGGAATTTATACCAGCATTCCGCCGGACTCTTCTCTTAAGGTCGTGCATAATATTGTAAAAGAATACAGAAGGCTTGGATGCGACAGTCTTATTGCCGTCGGAGGCGGTTCTGTCATCGATACTGCGAAGGGAGTCCGGATGGTCCTTTCTCAGAATGTGGAGGACCTGCTGGATATCTGGGGCTGTGAAAATATGACAGGGATGAATCATATTCCGTTTATCGCAGTTCCGACAACCTCCGGGACGGGTTCGGAATCTACACTGGTAGCAGTGATCAAAAATGAGGCCCGAAGGCTGAAAATGGAATTTATCTCTTATTATCTGCAGCCGGATGCAGCGGTGCTGGATGAGCGGATGACAGAGACGCTTCCGCCGAGAATGACGGCTTCCACGGGTATGGATGCCCTCTGTCATGCGATTGAGGCATATACCTGTATTCAGAAAAATCCACTCAGCGATGCGTATGCGGTGGGAGCTATCCGACTGATCGCAGATAATCTGGAGCGCGCGGTGGCAAATGGAAAAGACAGAAAGGCACGCCTTGCCATGGCAAATGCATCCATGATGGCGGGGGCGGCATTTTCAAACAGCATGGTCGGCGTGATCCATGCCATCGGCCATGCGCTCGGGGGAGTCTGCCGGGTTCCGCACGGGGATGCGATGACGATCCTGCTGCCGCACGGCATGGCATTTAACCACCGGATGCGCAAAGAGATGTATGCTGAACTCCTGCTGCATCTTGCCGGGGAAGAAGTCTTTGCCAAGACTCCCAAAAGTGAGCGGGGAAAAGAAGCGATCCGCTCTGTCTGGGAATTGCGTATGCGACTGCATAAAGAGTGCGGACTTCCTGTCAGACTGCGGGAATGCGGCGTTAAAAAAAGTGATTTTGCCCAGATTGCCAGAACAGCGATGAATGACGGTGCCATGATCGTCAATCCGCGCGATGTGAAATTTGAGGACGTTATTTTTATATTGGAGAAAGCATTTTAA
- a CDS encoding AraC family transcriptional regulator, whose protein sequence is MDTYIEFPLKNTAIGVEAAEYESNTVIAEHAHVFQEFVLITKGACMHRFRGIEMPLISGDVFLVPAHQKHGYIMNSQIRFMNCYFFPDELGEDWKRLMRETLPPTSATDSMEDIRSQWENLLVNISDGDAGDKQSLTNDEKSHIQGIIHLTPQEAIRVEALLLQILEEQDCAQFGAEYIKASLLQVILVTIKRAQNRQPPKLLKHNTRKRELVASALSYMEEHYSEELDVVKLARDSALSESYFRMLFKDVTGLTPLEYVTRVRIIKSLEFLQSDGITVRQAAEQVGIYDPNYFTRVFKKVMGYPPSYFKKI, encoded by the coding sequence ATGGATACTTATATTGAATTTCCACTGAAAAATACTGCGATTGGGGTAGAGGCCGCTGAATATGAGAGCAATACGGTGATCGCTGAGCATGCGCATGTGTTTCAGGAATTTGTGCTGATTACGAAAGGTGCATGTATGCACCGGTTTCGCGGAATTGAGATGCCGCTGATATCCGGAGACGTGTTTTTAGTTCCGGCGCATCAGAAACACGGTTATATCATGAACTCTCAGATCCGCTTTATGAACTGCTATTTTTTCCCGGATGAGCTGGGTGAGGACTGGAAGCGGCTGATGCGTGAAACACTTCCGCCGACCTCTGCTACGGACAGTATGGAGGATATCCGCTCACAGTGGGAGAATCTGCTCGTCAATATATCCGATGGCGATGCAGGTGATAAGCAATCGCTCACAAATGATGAAAAATCGCATATTCAGGGAATCATTCATCTCACACCGCAGGAGGCGATCCGCGTGGAGGCTTTGCTGCTGCAGATTCTGGAAGAGCAGGACTGCGCCCAGTTTGGTGCAGAATATATCAAAGCATCCCTGTTGCAGGTCATTCTGGTCACGATCAAACGGGCACAGAACCGGCAGCCTCCGAAGCTTCTGAAGCATAATACAAGAAAACGGGAGTTAGTTGCCAGTGCACTCTCCTATATGGAGGAGCACTACAGTGAAGAACTGGATGTTGTAAAACTGGCCCGGGATTCAGCGCTGTCGGAGAGTTACTTTCGGATGCTTTTTAAGGATGTGACAGGACTGACACCACTTGAGTATGTCACACGTGTGCGTATCATTAAATCATTGGAGTTTCTGCAGAGTGATGGGATAACAGTCAGACAGGCGGCTGAGCAGGTGGGAATCTATGATCCGAATTATTTCACAAGGGTGTTTAAAAAAGTGATGGGGTATCCGCCCAGTTATTTTAAAAAGATCTGA
- a CDS encoding aldehyde dehydrogenase, with product MDIRKLVKIQQMFFSGNQTKNLQFRMTALSRLEAGIKRNEAEILSALKQDLHKSGAESYMAEVGMTLAELRYVKRHLPFWIRGRRVSTPLVHFPAKSFVIPEPYGVTLIMSPWNYPFMLCMEPLIGAIAAGNCCVLKPSAYAPAVSRVIRKIISEVFPRKYVAVVEGGRKENNELLNQKFDYIFFTGGVEVGKTVMEKAAKNLTPVTLELGGKSPCIVDATADLNLAARRIVFGKFLNSGQTCVAPDYLLVEETVKDELVTYLRKWLHKMLGSEPVMHPDYPKIINQKHFNRLMELIKDETVLEGGYANQDTMQIAPTILDHITWKSPVMQQEIFGPILPILTFCNIPEAISRVKAGDKPLALYLFTRDPAMEHRVLKELSFGGGCINDTIIHLATSQMGFGGVGASGMGSYHGKASFETFSHRKSVLQKYNWLDLPMRYYPLTKWKETLIRLFLR from the coding sequence ATGGATATCAGAAAACTGGTGAAAATACAGCAGATGTTTTTTTCAGGAAACCAGACAAAAAATCTTCAGTTCCGGATGACGGCATTGAGCCGTCTGGAAGCGGGCATAAAAAGGAATGAGGCAGAGATCTTAAGTGCACTGAAACAGGATCTGCATAAATCAGGTGCGGAGTCCTATATGGCGGAGGTTGGCATGACGCTCGCTGAGCTGCGCTATGTCAAACGCCATCTTCCATTCTGGATCAGAGGAAGGAGAGTGTCCACGCCGCTTGTCCATTTTCCGGCGAAAAGCTTTGTAATTCCGGAGCCTTACGGTGTGACGCTGATCATGTCCCCGTGGAACTATCCGTTCATGCTGTGCATGGAGCCGCTGATCGGGGCTATCGCTGCGGGAAACTGCTGTGTACTGAAACCCTCCGCATATGCACCAGCCGTTTCGAGAGTGATCCGGAAAATCATCTCAGAAGTGTTTCCGAGGAAATATGTGGCAGTTGTCGAGGGCGGCAGAAAAGAAAACAATGAGCTTTTGAATCAGAAGTTTGATTACATCTTTTTCACCGGCGGCGTAGAAGTCGGAAAGACAGTTATGGAAAAGGCTGCAAAGAATCTGACTCCGGTAACGCTGGAGCTGGGGGGCAAGAGTCCGTGTATCGTCGACGCCACCGCGGATCTCAATCTCGCGGCACGCCGTATTGTGTTCGGGAAGTTTCTGAACAGCGGCCAGACATGTGTGGCTCCTGATTACCTCCTGGTGGAAGAAACCGTAAAGGATGAGCTTGTCACATATCTGAGGAAGTGGCTTCACAAAATGCTTGGAAGTGAACCGGTGATGCATCCGGATTATCCGAAGATCATCAATCAGAAACATTTCAACCGCCTGATGGAGCTGATAAAGGATGAGACAGTACTGGAGGGCGGATATGCGAATCAGGATACGATGCAGATCGCACCGACGATTCTGGATCATATCACCTGGAAGTCACCGGTTATGCAGCAGGAGATATTCGGTCCGATTCTTCCGATACTGACGTTTTGTAATATACCGGAAGCGATCTCACGTGTGAAAGCGGGAGATAAGCCACTGGCACTGTATCTGTTCACCAGGGACCCCGCCATGGAACACCGGGTACTGAAAGAACTATCATTTGGGGGTGGCTGTATCAACGATACGATCATTCACCTGGCTACGTCCCAGATGGGATTCGGAGGTGTCGGCGCAAGCGGTATGGGAAGCTACCACGGAAAGGCATCTTTTGAGACATTCAGCCACAGGAAGAGTGTACTGCAGAAATACAACTGGCTGGACCTTCCGATGCGGTATTATCCGCTGACGAAATGGAAAGAGACGCTGATCCGGCTGTTCTTACGGTAA
- a CDS encoding uroporphyrinogen decarboxylase family protein gives MTSRERVLKTLNFEEADRIAVDWGNNAVTGIQADAYRNLLKYIGHEEEEIIIRDIKQGLALVSDYVLDYFDVDTRPLLTNPPSGWQMKIDKDGGFYDENGVYFKQMGEYFDFVKNPLEDADTIEDLKAFKPSDPTDPARFAGMRERARYLRENTDKAIVIGEHGSVFYQAWEWRGMQNFMGDFAGDPEFADYLMDMAADWWSAWYETMLKEVGEYVDIMWLGDDWGTQNGPLIQPEQFEKRVQPRIKRVIESMHKYCDGKVAYHSCGSISWAFDSLHDAGVDIIQPVQANAAGMQDSRKLKEMTYGKLVLHGGLDNQGKFAGPTDAVIADVKQKIRDFAPGGGYLFACGHNIQSDCPPENIVAIFDTYKKYGKYPVRIDED, from the coding sequence ATGACGTCAAGAGAACGTGTATTAAAAACATTAAACTTTGAGGAGGCAGACCGCATCGCCGTTGACTGGGGCAACAATGCCGTTACCGGAATCCAGGCAGATGCCTACCGCAATCTGCTGAAGTATATCGGGCATGAGGAAGAGGAGATTATCATCCGTGATATCAAACAGGGCCTTGCTCTGGTCAGTGATTATGTGCTGGATTATTTTGATGTGGACACACGTCCGCTGCTCACAAATCCACCCAGCGGATGGCAGATGAAGATTGATAAAGACGGGGGCTTCTACGATGAAAACGGCGTCTACTTTAAACAGATGGGCGAATACTTTGATTTCGTAAAAAATCCACTCGAAGACGCCGACACGATCGAAGACCTGAAAGCCTTTAAACCGTCCGACCCGACAGACCCTGCCAGATTTGCCGGCATGAGAGAACGCGCCAGATATCTGAGAGAGAACACAGACAAGGCGATCGTCATCGGGGAGCACGGCTCTGTATTCTATCAGGCATGGGAATGGAGAGGCATGCAGAACTTCATGGGTGACTTTGCGGGCGATCCTGAATTTGCAGATTACCTGATGGATATGGCCGCCGACTGGTGGAGTGCCTGGTATGAGACTATGTTAAAAGAAGTAGGTGAATACGTTGATATCATGTGGCTGGGAGATGACTGGGGTACACAAAACGGTCCGCTCATCCAGCCTGAACAGTTCGAAAAGCGTGTACAGCCGCGTATCAAAAGAGTCATCGAATCCATGCATAAATATTGTGATGGAAAGGTCGCATACCACAGCTGCGGATCGATCTCGTGGGCATTTGACTCACTTCATGACGCCGGAGTCGACATCATCCAGCCTGTTCAGGCAAATGCCGCAGGCATGCAGGACAGCAGAAAACTAAAAGAGATGACTTACGGGAAACTGGTACTGCACGGTGGTCTTGATAATCAGGGGAAATTTGCAGGACCAACGGATGCAGTGATCGCGGACGTTAAGCAGAAGATACGTGACTTTGCGCCGGGCGGCGGGTATCTGTTCGCATGCGGACACAATATCCAGTCCGACTGTCCGCCTGAAAATATTGTGGCGATCTTTGATACCTATAAAAAATATGGTAAATACCCTGTCAGGATCGACGAGGATTAA
- a CDS encoding FAD-dependent oxidoreductase: MNNKYDVIIIGAGPSGIFCAYTLNKENPGLKILMIEKGRAIENRSCPKRRTQKCMGCSPCSITTGFAGAGAFSDGKLSLSPDVGGNLPEILGYEETVKLLKESDDIYLKFGADRKVYGLDKEKELREIRKKAINANLKLVECPIRHLGTEEGYKIYQRLEDHLLEQGIEMKFNTMVSDITIEEGCAKNVVTQAGEVYQADEIIASVGREGADWLSHVCRHHGIETEVGTVDIGVRVEVRDEIMEFLNENLYEAKLIYYTPTFDDKVRTFCTNPSGEVATEYYEDGLAVVNGHAYKSAEFKTNNTNFALLVSKNFTKPFKTPIEYGKAVAQLSNMLCDGKIMVQAFGDFRRGRRTTEERLCRNNLIPTLKDSVPGDLSLVLPHRIMVDISEMIMALDKVTPGIASDETLLYGVEVKFYSNKVVVDRDFQTSVRGLRAIGDGASVTRGLQQASANGISAARSILRKMSGE; encoded by the coding sequence ATGAATAACAAATATGATGTGATAATCATAGGCGCAGGGCCTTCGGGAATATTCTGTGCATATACACTGAACAAAGAGAATCCAGGGCTGAAGATTCTGATGATCGAAAAGGGCCGTGCGATTGAGAACAGAAGCTGTCCCAAACGAAGAACACAAAAATGCATGGGCTGCAGCCCATGTTCGATCACCACAGGATTTGCGGGGGCCGGTGCCTTTTCGGATGGAAAGTTGTCACTCTCGCCGGATGTGGGAGGAAATCTGCCGGAAATTTTAGGCTATGAAGAAACCGTAAAGCTTTTAAAAGAATCCGATGATATCTATCTGAAGTTTGGTGCGGACCGGAAAGTGTACGGACTCGACAAAGAGAAAGAACTGCGGGAGATCAGGAAAAAAGCGATCAATGCAAATCTAAAACTGGTGGAATGCCCCATCCGCCATCTGGGAACGGAAGAAGGTTATAAGATTTACCAGCGCCTTGAGGATCATCTGCTGGAACAGGGGATTGAGATGAAATTTAACACCATGGTATCTGATATAACAATAGAAGAGGGCTGTGCAAAAAATGTTGTGACACAGGCAGGGGAAGTTTATCAGGCAGATGAGATCATCGCATCTGTGGGCAGGGAAGGCGCCGACTGGCTGAGCCATGTCTGCCGTCATCATGGAATTGAGACGGAGGTCGGGACAGTTGATATTGGCGTTCGTGTAGAAGTGCGGGATGAGATCATGGAGTTTCTGAACGAAAATCTGTATGAGGCAAAACTGATCTACTATACGCCTACGTTTGACGATAAGGTACGGACCTTCTGTACAAATCCCTCAGGCGAAGTCGCAACGGAATATTACGAAGACGGTCTGGCCGTAGTAAACGGACACGCATACAAATCTGCTGAATTTAAGACGAATAATACGAATTTTGCACTTCTCGTCTCAAAAAATTTCACCAAACCATTTAAAACACCGATCGAATACGGAAAAGCCGTCGCGCAGCTGAGCAACATGCTGTGTGACGGAAAAATCATGGTTCAGGCTTTTGGGGATTTCAGAAGGGGCAGAAGAACCACCGAAGAACGGCTGTGCAGGAACAACCTGATACCCACGCTTAAAGATTCTGTGCCCGGGGACCTCTCACTCGTGCTGCCTCACCGTATCATGGTGGACATTTCGGAGATGATCATGGCGCTTGATAAGGTTACGCCGGGAATTGCCAGTGATGAAACACTGCTGTATGGGGTTGAGGTGAAATTCTATTCCAATAAAGTTGTGGTGGACCGTGATTTCCAGACCAGTGTCAGAGGGCTCCGTGCCATCGGTGACGGCGCGTCTGTGACACGGGGGCTGCAGCAGGCAAGTGCAAACGGCATCAGTGCGGCGAGAAGTATTTTACGTAAAATGAGTGGGGAATAA
- a CDS encoding IS4 family transposase, whose protein sequence is MSDFIESTTKSLETLISELATNPSLFLRNPSVDFTRNRKIDFKTLVGITMNSGGCTMNKELLDFFDFDVNTPTVSAYTQQRSKVLPEAFEFLFQEFNVQNQRIQNLYEGYQLLACDGCNLSIATNPKDSETAWKQNQYGGITNHLHLNAFYDIQNRVYTDAIVQTASEYQEHRACIQMMERSHQSNVILVADRGYENYNIMAHAINKGWNFLIRIKDIGSNGMASGLELPDKETFDLDVDIKLTRKQTKAKRMEGYKFMPTCQTFDYLPVGSPNEYTLSFRIARFKISEDSFEMVVTNLNEFEFSPKKLKEIYQLRWGIETSFRELKYAIGLTNFHAKKVDYIKQEIFARLTLYNYCELITAYVIKQSNKFHQTKQVNFTIAIYICREYLRRKRQLSSPAVIRLIEQHTLPVRPGRRDPRKVKPQASVSFLYRVA, encoded by the coding sequence ATGTCAGATTTTATTGAAAGTACTACAAAGTCTCTGGAAACTTTAATATCAGAATTAGCAACAAATCCATCACTTTTTCTTAGAAATCCCAGTGTTGATTTTACAAGAAATCGAAAAATTGATTTCAAAACCCTGGTTGGAATTACTATGAATTCTGGTGGTTGTACTATGAATAAAGAGTTATTGGATTTTTTTGACTTCGATGTAAATACACCTACTGTATCTGCCTACACTCAACAACGGTCAAAAGTTTTACCTGAGGCATTCGAATTCTTATTCCAGGAATTTAATGTTCAGAATCAAAGAATCCAAAATCTATATGAGGGATATCAACTGCTGGCCTGCGATGGATGTAATCTAAGTATTGCAACCAATCCCAAGGATTCCGAAACAGCATGGAAGCAAAATCAGTATGGAGGTATAACTAACCATCTACATCTAAATGCCTTCTATGATATACAAAACCGAGTTTATACGGATGCAATCGTTCAAACGGCTTCAGAATATCAAGAACACAGGGCATGTATTCAAATGATGGAACGCTCACATCAGAGCAATGTAATTCTAGTTGCTGACAGAGGGTATGAGAATTACAACATTATGGCTCATGCAATCAATAAAGGGTGGAATTTTTTGATCCGTATTAAAGATATCGGAAGTAATGGCATGGCATCGGGATTAGAACTGCCTGATAAAGAAACGTTTGATCTAGACGTAGATATTAAGCTAACAAGAAAGCAAACAAAAGCAAAGAGAATGGAGGGCTATAAGTTTATGCCAACGTGCCAAACATTTGATTATCTCCCCGTTGGTAGTCCGAATGAGTATACATTATCTTTTCGAATTGCCAGATTCAAAATATCTGAAGATTCCTTTGAAATGGTCGTAACAAATCTTAATGAATTTGAATTTTCTCCTAAAAAACTTAAAGAAATATATCAGTTACGGTGGGGAATTGAAACATCTTTTAGAGAATTAAAGTATGCCATTGGATTGACAAATTTTCATGCAAAAAAAGTCGATTATATCAAACAAGAAATATTTGCAAGATTGACCCTTTATAACTATTGCGAGTTAATTACTGCATATGTTATCAAGCAAAGCAATAAGTTTCATCAAACAAAACAGGTGAACTTTACCATTGCCATCTATATCTGCAGAGAATATCTGCGAAGAAAGCGCCAATTAAGTTCACCTGCGGTGATTAGGCTTATAGAACAGCATACGTTGCCTGTGAGACCTGGGCGTCGAGACCCTCGGAAAGTCAAACCCCAAGCCTCCGTAAGTTTTCTATATAGAGTAGCATAA